In Arthrobacter ramosus, one DNA window encodes the following:
- a CDS encoding sulfate adenylyltransferase subunit 1: MSTETSLLETGLRDSTLFRFATAGSVDDGKSTLVGRLLHDSKAILADQLDAVARTSADRGFGGAGATGSQAIDLALLTDGLRAEREQGITIDVAYRYFATDRRSFILADCPGHVQYTKNTVTGASTADAVVVLIDARKGVLEQTRRHLSVLQLLRVAHVIVAVNKIDLVDFSESVFREIETDVQKVARELGLGSDGIADVAVIPVSALDGDNVVDRSDRTPWYSGPALLEVLETLPAADELESHLESFRFPVQLVIRPQGALAPDAIAAGLDVGAYRDYRAYAGQITEGTVKLGDKVTVLSPGHEPKITTITGIDFAGSELAEATAPQSVAIRLADEIDIARGDTIAAAGTVRESSADLYAALCWLSPKPLREGAKVLVKHGTRTVQALVRNVTGKLDLATFNVEAASSLELNDIGNAQLRLAAPLPLENYLHHRRTGAFLVIDPADGNTLAAGLVKDHPGDHEDERYVI; encoded by the coding sequence ATGAGCACTGAGACTTCACTCCTGGAGACCGGCCTACGCGATTCTACTCTGTTCCGCTTCGCCACGGCTGGATCTGTCGACGACGGCAAGTCCACCCTCGTGGGACGCCTGCTGCACGATTCCAAGGCGATCCTCGCGGACCAACTCGACGCCGTCGCCCGCACCTCGGCGGACCGTGGCTTCGGCGGAGCCGGTGCCACCGGCAGCCAGGCGATCGACCTCGCCCTCCTGACCGACGGCCTTCGCGCCGAGCGGGAACAGGGCATCACCATCGATGTCGCCTACCGCTACTTCGCCACCGACCGCCGCAGCTTCATCCTCGCGGACTGCCCCGGCCACGTGCAGTACACCAAGAACACGGTGACGGGCGCGTCCACTGCCGACGCCGTCGTCGTACTCATTGACGCCCGCAAGGGAGTCCTGGAGCAGACCCGCCGCCACCTGTCGGTGCTGCAGTTGCTCCGCGTGGCGCACGTGATCGTCGCTGTGAACAAGATCGACCTCGTCGACTTCAGCGAGTCTGTCTTCCGCGAGATCGAGACGGACGTGCAGAAGGTTGCCCGCGAGCTTGGCTTGGGCAGCGACGGCATTGCCGACGTCGCGGTCATCCCGGTGTCAGCGCTCGACGGCGACAACGTCGTGGACCGCTCGGACCGCACCCCTTGGTACAGCGGCCCGGCCCTGCTCGAGGTACTCGAAACCCTTCCGGCCGCCGACGAACTCGAAAGCCACCTGGAGAGCTTCCGCTTCCCGGTCCAGTTGGTCATCCGGCCGCAGGGCGCGCTGGCTCCCGACGCGATCGCCGCAGGGCTCGACGTCGGGGCGTACCGCGACTACCGTGCCTACGCCGGCCAGATCACGGAAGGAACCGTGAAGCTTGGAGACAAGGTCACCGTCCTGAGCCCGGGCCACGAGCCCAAGATCACCACGATTACCGGTATCGACTTCGCCGGCAGCGAGCTGGCCGAGGCTACTGCTCCGCAGTCGGTGGCGATCCGCTTGGCCGATGAAATCGACATCGCCCGCGGTGACACCATTGCCGCGGCGGGAACGGTGCGCGAGAGCTCGGCCGATCTGTACGCGGCGCTGTGCTGGCTTTCGCCCAAGCCGCTGCGCGAAGGTGCCAAGGTGCTCGTGAAGCACGGGACCCGTACCGTCCAGGCGCTCGTCCGCAATGTGACGGGCAAGCTGGATTTGGCCACGTTCAATGTGGAGGCTGCCTCCAGCCTTGAGTTGAACGACATCGGCAACGCCCAGCTTCGACTGGCCGCGCCGTTGCCGTTGGAGAACTACCTGCACCACCGCCGCACGGGTGCGTTCCTGGTGATCGACCCCGCGGACGGCAACACCTTGGCCGCCGGCCTGGTGAAGGACCACCCGGGTGACCACGAGGACGAACGTTACGTCATCTGA
- a CDS encoding phosphoadenylyl-sulfate reductase, with translation MTNPQPLPKLGDSTGRPGGRGPFQRSHDELKALAESGAAELGWNAPARDVIAWVARNFELPAVAVACSMADAVLPALVADQFPGVDVLFLETGYHFPETHATRDEVAANLRVNIVDVLPENTVEQQDRLLGKDLFARDAAQCCALRKVQPLRRTLAGYEVWFTGVRRDEAPTRTNTPLITWDETNGLVKVNPMADWSFDQLVQYSEDNILPVNPLLSQGYPSIGCQPCTRKVAPGADPRSGRWAGTDKTECGLHV, from the coding sequence GTGACCAATCCCCAGCCACTCCCCAAGCTCGGAGACTCGACAGGGAGACCTGGTGGCCGTGGGCCCTTCCAGCGATCCCACGACGAACTCAAGGCCCTCGCCGAATCCGGTGCCGCAGAGCTCGGCTGGAACGCGCCCGCCCGCGACGTCATCGCCTGGGTGGCCCGCAACTTCGAACTGCCCGCCGTCGCGGTGGCCTGCTCCATGGCCGACGCCGTGCTGCCGGCCCTCGTCGCGGACCAGTTCCCCGGCGTCGACGTCCTCTTCCTGGAGACCGGCTACCACTTCCCGGAAACCCATGCCACACGGGACGAAGTCGCTGCGAACCTGCGGGTGAACATCGTGGACGTGCTCCCGGAAAACACGGTCGAGCAGCAGGACCGCCTTCTCGGCAAGGACCTGTTTGCCCGCGACGCCGCCCAGTGCTGCGCGCTCCGCAAGGTCCAGCCGCTGCGCCGGACCCTCGCCGGCTACGAAGTCTGGTTTACCGGAGTCCGCCGCGACGAGGCCCCCACCCGGACCAACACCCCGCTAATCACCTGGGACGAGACCAACGGCCTGGTCAAGGTCAACCCGATGGCCGACTGGAGCTTTGACCAGTTGGTCCAGTACTCCGAAGACAACATCCTTCCCGTCAACCCCCTTCTGAGCCAGGGCTACCCGTCCATCGGATGCCAGCCCTGCACCAGGAAAGTGGCCCCGGGAGCGGACCCCCGCTCCGGCCGCTGGGCAGGAACCGACAAGACAGAATGCGGACTACACGTATGA
- the cysD gene encoding sulfate adenylyltransferase subunit CysD, translated as MSTQITNEDLELSVLETDAAETPTAAQGVASGLSEPRAGLIEDQPRGEGAGAAVGVATRGRLSSLDTLESEAIHIIREVVAEFEKPALLFSGGKDSVVMLHLATKAFWPGKVPFPVLHVDTGHNFPEVIDFRDRTVERLGLKLVVGSVQEFIDRGELAERADGTRNPLQTVPLLDAIQRNKFDAVFGGGRRDEDKARAKERILSLRDEFGQWDPRNQRPELWNLYNGRHTVGQHVRAFPISNWTELDVWRYIEREGIELPGLYYAHEREVYERDGMWRAVGEVSMPKPHEEVITKLVRYRTVGDMSCTGAVLSDARTVADVVVEVAASTLTERGATRADDRISEAAMEDRKKDGYF; from the coding sequence ATGAGTACCCAAATCACTAACGAGGACCTGGAGTTGTCTGTGCTGGAAACCGACGCTGCCGAGACGCCGACTGCCGCCCAGGGAGTGGCATCGGGCCTGTCGGAGCCGCGCGCTGGGCTGATCGAAGATCAGCCGCGCGGCGAAGGGGCGGGGGCGGCAGTCGGCGTCGCAACCCGTGGGCGCCTTTCCAGCCTCGACACCCTGGAGTCCGAGGCCATCCACATCATCCGCGAGGTTGTTGCCGAGTTCGAGAAGCCTGCGTTGCTGTTCTCGGGCGGCAAGGACTCCGTGGTCATGCTGCACCTGGCAACGAAGGCATTCTGGCCTGGCAAGGTTCCGTTCCCCGTGCTGCACGTGGACACGGGTCACAACTTCCCCGAGGTCATCGACTTCCGCGACCGCACGGTGGAACGCCTGGGCCTCAAGCTCGTTGTTGGCTCCGTGCAGGAGTTCATCGACCGTGGCGAACTTGCCGAGCGCGCTGACGGTACCCGCAACCCGCTGCAGACCGTGCCGCTGCTGGATGCCATCCAGCGGAACAAGTTCGACGCCGTCTTCGGCGGCGGCCGCCGCGACGAGGACAAGGCCCGTGCCAAGGAGCGCATCCTGAGCCTGCGCGACGAATTCGGCCAGTGGGATCCCCGCAACCAGCGCCCCGAATTGTGGAACCTGTACAACGGCCGCCACACGGTGGGCCAGCACGTCCGCGCGTTCCCCATCAGCAACTGGACCGAGCTGGACGTCTGGCGCTACATCGAGCGCGAAGGCATTGAGCTGCCCGGACTGTACTACGCCCACGAGCGCGAGGTTTACGAACGCGATGGCATGTGGCGCGCAGTCGGCGAGGTTTCCATGCCGAAACCCCATGAGGAAGTCATTACGAAGCTCGTGCGCTACCGAACTGTGGGCGACATGTCCTGCACCGGCGCCGTTCTTTCCGACGCCCGCACGGTTGCCGACGTCGTCGTCGAAGTTGCCGCATCCACACTCACCGAACGTGGCGCCACCCGTGCAGATGACCGCATCTCCGAGGCAGCCATGGAAGACCGCAAGAAGGACGGCTACTTCTAA